Within the Tursiops truncatus isolate mTurTru1 chromosome 19, mTurTru1.mat.Y, whole genome shotgun sequence genome, the region TGAGACCAAATCAGAGGGGATCAGATGATAGGTGCCACGGGCACTTTGCCACTGAGGAGACAACTCCAAACCAAAGCCAAGCAGTTTTATACTCTGCAGCCATATCCTTCAGGGTATTGAAAGTCCTGTGCTTAATTGAGATGAAGGAGGGTAGTGAGAAATGGCCTTGGCACTATCCCTCACGATGGGGGTGGGTGGCCGGGCCTCAAGGCAGCTCCTCAGAAGTCAGCTTATCTCCTGTAGTTTCTGAAGGAATCATGGGGCATTCAACCAAAACTTGGGTCAGACTGTGGTTAAGCTTTGCCTACATGGCCTGTGTGAAGACATGTGTGTCACCAGGGTGAACCTGTTTTCCCTATATTCATGAAATATGGCTGAGTTCACACATTTTTGTAGCTCCATGGACAAGAAGGACCAGGAGGGAGGAAGTAAAGAGACTAAAAAGAAAGAGCTTAAAAAGAAATAGtacttattgggcttccctggtggcgcagtggttgagagtctgcctgccgatgcaggggacgcgggttcgtgccccggtccgggaagatcccacatgctgcggagcggctgggcccgtgagccatggccgctgggcctgcgcgtccggagcctgtgctccacaacgggagaggccacaacagtgagagacccgcgtaccagaaaaaaaaaaaaaagagaaagaaatagtgCTTATTGACACACTAACTGCAAGGGACAGGAATTAATTTCGAGAAGGATTTGTGCAATTCATTGCAAGAAGGCTCCAGCATTCTACATTGTCCCTTGGTGCGGGTCAGGGAGAAAGTAGCTTTGGCTAGAAATGGGATGGAAGCCAGATACCAAAACATTAGTCTAACATAGCCCCTCTGCTTGTTCCTTGAAGGTCTTCTACTTCAGCATGACACTGCCCCCAAAAATGAAGCTACTACTGTTCCTGGCTTCCCAGATGGCTGTCTTTGTTCTATTCATCCTTCTGTACTCCCACAACTTCAACTCCCTGCAGATGAAGGAAGAACCCAAGCCTGCGTACATGCATGTGCTCATCCTGTCTTCGTGGCGCTCTGGCTCTTCTTTCGTAGGGCAGCTTTTTGGGCAGCACCCAGACGTCTTCTACCTGATGGAGCCTGCCTGGCACGTCTGGATGACCTTCACACAAAGTACTCCCCAGAGGTTGCACATGGCAGTGCGGGATCTCATACGGGCCGTCTTTCTGTGTGACATGAGCGTCTTTGATGCCTACATGAAACCTGGTCCCCGAAAACAGTCCAGCCTCTTCCAGTGGGAAGGCAGCCGGGCCTTGTGTTCTCCACCTGCCTGCAACATCTTCCCGCGAGATAAGATCATACCCCAGGCTCACTGTAAGCTTCTGTGCAATCAAGAGCCCTTTGAGGTGGTGGAGAAGGCCTGCCGCACCTACAGCCACGTGGTGCTCAAGGAGGTCCGTTTCTTCAAACTGCAGGTGCTCTACCCGCTGCTGAGAGACCCTTCCCTCAATCTGCACATTGTGCATCTGGTCCGGGACCCCCGGGCGGTGTTCCGTTCCCGAGAACACACCACGGAGGAACTCATGATTGACACCCACATTGTGATGGGGCAGCATCTGCAGAAACTCAAAAAGGAGGATCAACCCTACTACGCAATGCAAGTCATCTGCCAAAGCCAGCTGGAGATCTACAAGGCTGTGCAGTCCTTGCCCAAAGCCCTGAGGCAGCGCTACTTGCTCGTGCGCTATGAGGACTTGGTCCGGGACCCCCTGGCCCAGACTGCCCGAATGTATGAATATGCAGGGTTGAAATTCTTGCCCCAGCTCCAGACCTGGGTGCACAACATCACTCGAGGCAAGGGCATGGGTGAGCATGCCTTCCACACAAATGCCAGGAATGCCCTCAATGTCTCTCAGGCCTGGCGCTGGTCCTTGCCTTATGAAAAGGTTTCTCGGCTTCAGAAAGTCTGCAGGAATACCATGAATTTGCTGGGCTACCACCTTGTCACATCTCAGCAAGAGCAGAAAAACCTGTCGCTGAATCTTCTGTCTACCTGGAGCCCCGCTGAGCAAGTCTACCAAGAGGGCTGAGGGGGCTCTGTCTCCACCTGGCACCCGCTTCAGCCACGTTAACTGATGGCAGCTTCTGAGCCTCGACCGTGTGTGTCAGCGTACGCGTGAGCATGAGCTGTGCCCAAACATGTTCAAGTCGAGAAATCTTTGCGTCTCTGCTCATATCTAGAGAAGAGACCTAGGACCGTTATGTGAGGGGCACGATCCAGCAACAAAGCAGAAATAAtgtctttattctcttcttgGCCTTCTTACCTATGTATACCTCAGAGACTTTGTGGTCTGGGCCCTATGTGGCACCATGCAGTATCACTGGAGTAAATCCATAAACTCTTCTGTCCACATCTTGCCCGGcgggaaaggagagagacaggaaaaaCCAGGGAAATAGGTCTCCCACCAAACAGTCCATCAGCACATTCAACAGGGATGTGAACTCTGAGCCCTCAGAGAATGGGCAACAGGGTTGGATGCTTACCTGTGAGCTTGGCCATCACAGCTATCCATTACCACAAATATGGAACAAAATCTCTGCACAACagaggaagctttttttttttttttttgcggtatgcgggccctctcactgtgtggcctctcccattgcggagcacaggctccggacgcgcaggatcagcggccatggctcatgggtccagccactctgcggcatgtgggatcttcccagactggggcatgaacccgcgtcccctgcatcggcaggcggaccctcaaccactgcgccaccagggaagcccccagaggaaGCTTTTAAGTTCACGGGATGGCTGGGCCCAATTTGGACATCTGTTCCCCTCAGTGTTTTCCTATTTTAACCTGTGAAGCTGCCATCTTTTAACACTAAAATTCCAAAATAAGGTTCTGTTTGGAGTGTACCTTTTTATGCTTTCTAATTACTTAGTAGTAAATGCTCATTCTTATGGGATCCTAACTAAGAGCCTAAAcatctttacagatttttttgactggaatattttactttttaatttttaaaacgttttattgaaatatagttgattcacaatgttgtgttggtttcaggtgtattgcaaagtgatccagttatacatatatatatatataaatatatatattctcatcttttattattatctatCACCCACACATAGAAAAACATGTTAAGACAGTGTTTGGTTCAGATGATGGACTAAGGTCTAAACTGATCAATACTGATCGATACACTGTCCTCTTAAGAATTTGTAGAAAGTAGACAGCTAGCAGCTAAGCCCTTTCTTGTGTGCAGCATAAGCTATAGTAATACCAGGTGGATCACTCTAGGTTCTGGAGTTCTTTTAATCTCATACCTCAGCCAGAGGACCTCAGTTATAATACGATTGGTGCTCTTCAGCTCTTCCTGGTCACCTCCCCTAACAAGAAAAGTTGTTTCCCCCAATCTTTGCAGGATTCCCCAGATCTAGTTTGTGTATCAGAATCATCTGCTAAAGATGTGTTTTGCCATGCCCTACCTCAGCTCTGCTGGAAATGGAATCTCCCAGGAGAGGCTGGGATTCTGTATGTTTATCAGTTGACTCTGTGTAACTCTTCCACAGCCAGCCTGACGATGGTACACCCTGCCCTGGGCAACAGCACTCTCTGCCTTCTTGTTCCAAGACAGGTGACTTTTCAGCACATGCCAAGTATCTAAGCGCTTCCTCCTCACACAGGTGCTGTCCTCAGGTTGGAAGGAATAGGAAGGTCTCTGTATGTCTGGAACTGCGTGAACCTCTGGGTCCTGACTTTCGAAACATTTCACTTTATTCAATTCTGAGATACCAttatttcatctttccttttgTCCCCACGCCCACTTTTGACATGGTCCTCGCTTCACAAAGCTCCCTTGGCGGCAGATGGGAATTCTCCCGCTCCATTCCGCCGAGCAGCTCTTGGGCTGCACCACCACCTGAGACGCTTGAGGAGGCACCTTTGCCAGCTGGGTCTTTGACGTTAATTTATATGGGCTTTAAAGGAGTGAATTTATCCTAATACCTAAACCCAAGCCACTCTAGACCCTCCTCGAGAGCCTAGAATCTCCCAGGTAAATGCTTCTTGCCTCTCcaaaccttccaaaactatgaaaATTTCCCCAACGTTGAAAATAAGGCCAGGGCAGTAGGTGAGGGTGCAAACAGAGTGAAGAGGGCCAGTGAGGGGGAGAGACAGTGATAGACTCGACCATCTCTGATTTCCCCTCTGACATTTCAGCCTCTACCTGAATTGTCTTAAAGTCAGCAACTTCCTTAGGAACCATCTCTGTGGGATGCTGGAGTACAGAGCtgcttgcttttccatctccaaatGAGTTACCCGTCCCAAGACAAGGAAAGAGACTAGCCACATGGAGATCTCAGGATcttatttaagatctactttaaAACAGCTTTAAATTTCCTATATTCCAAGTCCTAAGTCAGATGAGGTCCAGACAGCTAGTAGCCATCCTCTTGAAAGACAGCCTATACACTACCCTATATAGGAGCCACTGGCAGCTGTTTAGATTTAAATAagttagaattaaaataaaattcagttcttcagttgcactagccatctttcaagtactcaatagcaacgtgtggctagtggctactgtaccAGACAGCACAGATATAAatcatttccatcactgcaaaagttctattggacagttcTGGTCTAAGttaatttctatttgtttgtaGCATCTTATCCTTAACCTCAAATTGCACCCTGCCCAAAAATGTTTAGCGAATATATAACAATACTATAATGGCActtttatataacataaaactgTGCAGTATAAAATCATGCTACATAACCTCTAAAACTCTGACCTAGTCGCGCTTCCTTAGGCAGCAGCCATGGTGGGACAAGAGGATCCAGTGCAGCACGAGGTTCACCAGGACGGGGCGAGCTGGGAGTACATTGAGGTCATCACCAGCAGCAGCAAGAAAATCGCAGACTTTCTCCACTCGTTTGATATCGCAGACTTTCTCCACTCAAGACTCGCAACACTAAACGAGAAACTGACAGCTCTTGAACAGAGAATAGAGTACACTGAATGAAGCGAGGGTGACAAGCGGTGAGACTCTCACCTATAATTGTGCCATGCTGCTGCTAGGAAGTTGCTTTTGCAGAACAAAAAGGCCTCGTGGGAAAGGCCCCAGCAGTCTTcagttccttcctctctccttaaaGAACAACAGGgcttattcttgtttttctttatttcaaaactGTGACCTTTGTGCTCTGCCATGTACACCCAGCAGTGTGATGTGGCGCGTGGGAAGGAGTCCAGGGGAACTCCCAGAAACAACAGTAGGCACTTTACCTCTTCAGTAACACTTTGTACAACTACTTGTCAACACATTTGAGGCGCTAAGAGCCAAAAGCCTGAGACTCTGTCCAGGTCCTCcccacctttctctctctctctctctcagcctttCCTTACAGCTCTCATTGCCTCTGCATTGCTTCTATAAATAGTCTGTCTCCTCCCCAACTTTGGCCAGGGGTGGGAAGCATTCCTGGCTGAGGAGCCCTGGTGAGGTGGCTGCCAGAGAATGTTGTTGCTAACCCATCAGTTTCTTGTCCTTTTGGGAAGGTCAAGGCCAGGCCTCCACTTGGCTTGAAAAGGGacattttcagagttttctttctGTCACTTGAGGGGTCTTAACCTTTCATATTTCCCTAATAAACtcctcaactttaaaataaatagataaataaataaaactctgacCCAGTGCTGAGCGAGACTTAGAGAGCAATGGAACATCTCCTATTGAAGCGCTCAGGCGGCTGGCACCAGAGTTCAGGGATGCGAGTGGCAGTACACTCAGTTATGA harbors:
- the CHST4 gene encoding carbohydrate sulfotransferase 4; this translates as MTLPPKMKLLLFLASQMAVFVLFILLYSHNFNSLQMKEEPKPAYMHVLILSSWRSGSSFVGQLFGQHPDVFYLMEPAWHVWMTFTQSTPQRLHMAVRDLIRAVFLCDMSVFDAYMKPGPRKQSSLFQWEGSRALCSPPACNIFPRDKIIPQAHCKLLCNQEPFEVVEKACRTYSHVVLKEVRFFKLQVLYPLLRDPSLNLHIVHLVRDPRAVFRSREHTTEELMIDTHIVMGQHLQKLKKEDQPYYAMQVICQSQLEIYKAVQSLPKALRQRYLLVRYEDLVRDPLAQTARMYEYAGLKFLPQLQTWVHNITRGKGMGEHAFHTNARNALNVSQAWRWSLPYEKVSRLQKVCRNTMNLLGYHLVTSQQEQKNLSLNLLSTWSPAEQVYQEG